One Canis lupus baileyi chromosome 1, mCanLup2.hap1, whole genome shotgun sequence genomic window, TGCTGTGAATTGGAAGAATGCCAGCACCCTTGCCTAGAGCTGGAGCCCTTTGAATGTGGCTGTGATGAGATCCTGGTGTACCAGCAGGAGAACCCTCTGGTGACCTGTGATCAAGTGGTTCTTCTTGTCAAGGAAGTCATCAATAGGAGGTGTCCAGAGATGGTCTCCAACAGCCGGACGTCCTCAACAGAAGCCGTGGCAGGCAGTGCCCCGCTGTCTCAGGGATCTTCTGGGATTATGGAGTTGTATGGTTCTGACGTAGAGCCACAGCCCAGCTCTGTGAATTTCATAGAAAACCCTCCAGATCTGAGCGATTCTAACCAGGCTCAGGTGGATATGAACGTAGACCTTGTCAGCCCAGATAGCGGGTTGGCCACTATTAGGAGCAGCCGTTCATCCAAGGAGAGTTCAGTTTTCCTCAGTGATGACAGTCCAGTAGGAGAAGGTGCAGGGCCTCACCACAGCCTCCTCCCGGGGTTTGACTCCTATAGTCCCATCCCTGAAGGAGCAGTAGCAGAAGAACATGCCCGGTCAGGAGAACACAGTGAATCCTTTGACCTCTTCAACTTTGATCAAGCCCCCATGGTTTCTGGGCAATCTCAACCATCTTCCCATTCTGCAGACTACTCACCTGCAGATGACTTCTTCCCCAATAGTGATTCATCAGAAGGACAACCCCCTACGAGGCCTAAAGAAATCAATGGGATAGGGATGGACTTGTCTAATTACTCACCCAGTTCGCTTTTGTCAGGAGCTGGCAAAGATAACCTTGTGGAATTTGATGAAGAGTTTGGTCAGAGACAAGAAAGTCCCCAGAATCACTCTGAAAGAAATTTGAGCCTGACAGGTTTTGTGGGAGAGAAATCTCCTTCACCAGAGAGgctaaaaaatattggaaaaaggGTCCCACCAACACCTATGAATAGCTTTGTAGAAAGCTCACCATCTACCGAAGAACCAGCTCTACTCTATCCAGAAAATGTGACCCCCAAAGCAGTAGATGCAGGTCACATAGGGCCACCTCAGACCCGTGCAAGGTGCAGCAGCTGGTGGGGTGGTTTGGAAATTGACTCTAAAAATATTGTAGATGCATGGAGTTCCAGCGAACAGGAGTCTGTCTTCCAGAGCCCCGAGTCATGGAAAGATCATAAGCCAAGCCCAGTTGATCGGAGAGCCTCCGATTCTATATTTCAACCAAAGAGTCTTGAATTCCCAAAGTCAAGTCCTTGGGAGTCTGAATTTGGTCAGCCAGGGCTTGACAGCAATAATATTCAAGACCAAAATGAGGACAATTTGCAGTTTCAGAATGTGCCCACAGAGAAATCAAATTTGCCAAATTCTCCTCAGGGAACGAATCACCTGATAGAAGACTTTGCTGCCTTGTGGCATTCTGATCGTTCTCCCACAGCGATGCCAGAACCATGGGGAAACCCCACAGAAGACGGTACTCCAGCTTCTACGGTGTCATTCCCAGCCTGGAGTGCATTTGGTAAAGAAGATAGCACCAAAGCTTTGACAAATACCTGGAATCTGCACCCAACGAGTGGTGAGACACCTTCTGTGAGGGACCCAAGTGAGTGGGCCATGGCAAAAagtgggttttcttttccttcagaagACAATTCACCCAGTGAGGGAAATAATGAAGTAGCTCCAGAAATCTGGGGCAGGAAGAACCACGACCCCAGGGATAGCATCCTTATATCTGGCAACCCCACCTCTGATCTGGATCATGCGTGGAATAGTTCTAAGCCATCACAGGAAGATCAGAATGGTTTAGTGGATCCAAACATTAGGGGCAAGGTGTATGAAAAGGTCGATTCCTGGAACCTTTTTGAGGAGGGTATCAAGAAAGGAGGGTCAGACGTCCTGGCACCTTGGGAAGATTCCTTCTTATATAAATGTTCCGATTACAGTGCATCCAACATGGGGGAAGATTCGGTGCCTTCCCCCTTAGATACCAACTACTCCACGTCTGACTCTTACACTTCGCCAACATTTGCTGGAGacgaaaaagaaacagaaaacaagccaTTTGCTGAAGAGGGAGGCTTGGAGTCAAAAGATGCTAACTCTGCCACAGGGGAGACTGAGATGCCTCCTCAGTCACCGCAGCAGCCAGCTAGAAATCGAATTGGCTCAGATCCTGGGAACCTAGAAATGTGGGGTTCCCCTGATACAGAAAATAATCCTCAAATAAATGTCACTCATAACTTGGATAAAGATTTACTCGAGACAGAGCCCACAGATGATAAGAATATCTCCCTGGAGGATGACATCGGGGAAAGCAGCCTGTCCAGTTACGACGACCCCAGCATGATGCAGCTGTACAACGAAACCAACCGGCAGCTCACGCTTCTGCACAGCAGCACCAACTCTCGCCAGGCGGTCCCTGACAGTCTCGACCTGTGGAACAGGGTGATTCTGGAGGACACGCAGTCCACTGCGACCATCTCCGATGTGGACAATGATTTGGACTGGGATGACTGCAGTGCAGGTGTGGCGATCTCCAGCGAAGGTCAAGCACAAGGATACATGGCTCAAGGTACCGAACCCGAAACCCGATTTTCAGTGAGACAGCTGGAACCATGGGGTGTGGAGTATCAGGAAGCAAGTCAGGCAGATTGGGAACTCCCTGCCTCTTCTGAGCATATCAAGGACCCTCCTGCCAACGAGTATCACACCCTGAATGAAAAAAGTGGGCAGCTAATTGCGAATAATATTTGGGATTCCGTCATGAGGGATAATGACATGTCTTCGTTAATGTTATCAGGCCAATCATATGTTACAGATTCTGAACAACACACGTCACTTCCTGAAACTCCCAGCTCATCGGAAAAAATTAAGGACAGTTATATCCCAGAGGTGCTAGAAGCCTCTGAAGCCAATGAGTCAGGAGCACTTGATCCTGATAAGcaggagatgggcagaggaaCCCCACCAAATGATGCAGTGTCCTTGGCAACCAACCTCGAGAATCCAGGGCATTTTGCACCCTCAGATCCATGGAAAGGTCCTAGCTACGGACAGAGTGAAAGTGAGGGAAAAGCTCATGGAGCTGCTGCTAGGGAGTGTCTCAGTGAGGAGATGCTAGATAGAGCCTCGGGGATTCCTGAAAAAGGGCAAAGTGACCAGGAATGCTCTTCCCCAATTTCATCTCAACATCAAGACATCTGCGATGAATCAGGCAAAATCATCTCTCTTTCAGACACTTCCAGTCCTCAGACTGAGAAACCGCAGGAGGTTTCAGAGCATAAGAAAGGGTCTTACAATCCAGATCCCTGTGATGTGCACACAGAGGTGTCCACAAACAACCCACAGGCCAAAGAGATCTGCGAAAAGCACCTCATGTATCACGGCAATTCAGGTGAAACCACTGAAATTTCAGATAGCTTCAATTTAACCAGAAATTTATCTTTACCTGAAATGGATCTTGAGAAAACTGAAGAATGTAATATTCTGGAGCCAGGGAGCTTGAACCAAGAGCCACCCCATGAGTGTCCCCAAAGCCTTGACATTTGGGATGGCTCTATAGACAGTGACTTGCAGGTCAATTTGCCAAGTTCTGAGATACCTAAGAATCTTGAAGTTAAGAGTACTGAAAACAGCGCTCCAGGAGCTAATCTATCAGGAAATTATCACAGAGATAGTATTTCCAGTGAGTATTCACATTCGAGTGCATCGAGTCCTGGCCTAAATGATTCTTCATCTGCATTGCCTTCCTGGGACCAGGGACCCAATGTGGGGCACCAGAAACAGAATCAGGATGATTGGAGCAAACAGAATCACCAAGAATCTGCACTAATTACTACTGACAGCCAAGTGGGAGTAATGACTGAAatgaaggatgtggagaaaaacagAATAGACAGGTTGGAAAAGAATTTAGATCACAAGCTTCCTAAATTTTTAGAGATTTGGAATGACTCAGTAGATGGTGATTCCTTTTCCTCGTTATCCAGCCCTGAAACAGGCAAATGTTCTGAATATTCAGATGCATATCAAGAAAGAAATCTAGTGGTTAGTCAGCAGGAGAAAAACGAGCAAGACATTTCTAAAACTCTGCAGCCAGAGGATGCCAGGTTCATGTCAACAAGCTCAGGTTCTGATGATGAGAGCATAGACGATGAAGAGTCAGTGGACAAGGAGGTCCATTTGGGCACATGCCAAGCTGTTCAGAGTGAAACCAGGGCTTGGGATTCACTGAATGAACCTAGTAAGTTCCTGGCCACAGCTGATCCCAACTCTGATGAATTTTCTACCTATGGAGGTGGTTCAGAACCAACAGAGAATAAATCCACCCCGCTCTGTGAGAATCAACAAAGCAGCCCTGATCACTGGAATTTCTCACCACTAAAGGAGACTGAACTCCAGATTACAGAAGTGGATAAGGAGACGAGATCTCCAGAAACAGGGAAGACAGGAGATATCCTGTGGCAGATCTCTCCCCTAAGTGAATCAAAGAATGAGAATCCTTCTAAATTGGAAATGCTTGGCTTCTCAGCCGAGAGCACTGAGTGGTGGAATGCCTCTCTACAAGGAGGGCGACCTATTCAGAGTGCATTTGAGAGGGAATTACCTAGCTCAGGTAGTGTGTTAGAGATGAGTTCTTCAGTATACCAAACCATGAGTCCCTGGGGAGTACCCATTCAGGGTGATAGTGAACCCGTGGAATCACAAGGTACCAGTCCTTTCACTGAGGAACATCAATCACCCTTTCTGGATGGCAATGACAAGAACTCCCATGAGCAACTTTGGAACATTCAACCAAGGCAGCCAGACCCAGAAGCTGATCAGCTTAGCCAGCTTGTAATATTGGACCACGTTAAAGAAAAGGATTCTGGAGAGGAAACCTTCGTGTCCTCTGCTGGTCAAGAACTGACTTCTGAAACACCAACCCAGGAGCAGCAGTGTCAGAACACTGTGATGTCTATCTGGGATCAGTCAGGCCCAACATTTACTCACACAGATGAAAATGGTTGTGTTATAGCTAATGTTTCGACTGTTGAGTGTCAAGAAACAAAGtggtggaaagaaggaaaatcataTCCCGGTGAAATAATGAATTCAAGCGTTGCCTCAGAAGATTTCCCCACTGTCAATTCTCCGACTCAGTTGATAAAGAAGTCAGACTCCGAATGGGATGTCTCTACCCCTAGTGAGGGCCCCCAAGGCACATTTGTTCCAGATATTTTACATGGCAACTTCCAAGAGGGTGGGCAACTGGCCTCAGCTTCGCCTGATTTGTGGATGGATGCTAAGCAGCCCTTCAGTGTGAAAGCAGATGGTGAGAATCCAGATATACTGACTCACTGTGACCATGACAGCTATTCTCAGGCTTCCAACAGCCCTGATATATGTCACGATTATGAAGCCAAGCAAGAGACTGAGCAGCACATCAGGGCTCGAGTAGGACCTAAAGGGGAAGCCAGTGAGTTATATGTCACTGAGCCAGAGATGGATGAAGAACCCAATCAGGAGCCTGGGCAGGAATTTGTCCCATGTAATTCAGAACTATCTTCTGAAGATGTGGTTCCACTGCCTCCAATCAGGGATCAAGCGAACACAAGTGACTCATCTCAGTTGGCCTCTCACAAATCTTCCTCTGAACCTTCTGAAATAAATGGTGGGAATGATACAGGTTTCAAAGCATCAGAGAAAGGAGCTGCCCCAGATGCAGCACCAACTCTGCAACTTGTGGACAGAACAATCCCAACAGTTGAAAACGTGGGAACCAGCATTTTTGTAACTCCTCAAGAGCCAACTACGGACAGCAACAGCTCTCTGATGTCGGAGGACTTTTCTCCTAAAAGCCAGACAGATGCAGGAGCCTTGTTGGACCATGTTACTACTGAGAATCCTGCCACTGGCCCTGATGCCTTGCTAGCCTCAGATACTTGTCTGGATGTAAGCGAAGCTGCCTTTGACCACAGTCTCAGCGATGCCTCAGGTCTTAACACATCCACAGGAACAATAGATGACATGAGTAAATTGACATTATCAGAGGGCAACCCTGAAACACCAGTTGATGGGGATGCAGGGAAGCAAGATATCTGTTCATCTGAAGCCTCGTGGGGTGATTTTGAATATGATGTCATGGGACAAAATATCGATGAAGAATTAATGAAAGAGCCTGAACATTTTCTCTACGGGGGTGAGCCTCCCCTGGAAGAAGATGCTCTGAAGCAATCGCTGGCACCTTACACTCCTCCCTTTGATTTGTCCTATCTCACAGAACCTACTCTTGAGGTCAAAACAACAGAGGGAGCTGGGTCTCCAGAGGATGAGTCTTTGGGGAGTGATGCAGCCGAGATACTGCTTTCTGCCCTTCCTGATCAGAGAAGCAAGGAAAATCATGCAGAGATCCAAAACAGCCAGCCTGGGCAGCTGGTTGTGCTGCATATCCATGAAGACTCTGAGCCCGTGTCTTTGCCTGCTGGAGTTGAGGCCAACCTTGAGTTGTCTCCATCAAACATTGACTGGGAAGTAGAAACAGACAACTCAGATTCACCAGCAGGTGGAGACGTAGGACCACCAAATGGTAAGAAACACCCTCTtcctccactcccccacccccccctccctgAAACTGCTGCTTTCATGCAATTAACATATTTGTAAACCAAGCTCTTCCTACCTaggtgggaagaaaaaaagaggaactaACTGCATTTGTAATGCATACTTAACCAAGTTCTGCATTGCAGCAGTAATGTCTGCTACTTGTATAATACCTATCTTTGAGAGTgcctgagaaaataaaacagctcgaccaaaaaaaaaaaaaaatcttaaattatctCTCCTCAGATGGATCATTTGCAAAGATCACAAATCACATAATGTGTTAATTCAGCCTTGTTCGCCCCTTCTCGCCTTCATCTTCCACTTCTAGGTGTGAGCAAGGGACTGTCAGAGttggaagaagaaaatgtaattcctatcaaagCGCCTGAGCAGAGAACAGCAGAATGCAGGGAAGAAAGGTACAAAGAGAAGAATGAACATCATATGGATTACATACTTGTAAGCCATGGAGAAGATTCAACCCCAATGCCAGAGGCCAGTGAAGCCAGACAAAACACACCTGAATTAGAAGAGTTTCACACAGGTTCTGAAGACACAGGGCTGCGAGGAACTCAGCTAGCAGGCTTCCCAGGTTCCTGTCAGCCTGCTTccataaatgaaagagaagatcATTCTGTAGAGAAAATGTCTCCCAAAGGGGATAAGAGATCATCTCTCGGGAGCCCTGGGCAAGACCCGAGCTGGATGGTCTTAGACCATATTGAGGTTGGTGATCAGCCATTGGAAGCTAGGAACTCGAGGCTTGGATGCTCTGGCAAGGTCATAGAACTGATCTCTGATTGTGGCTTGGGCAAGGGTCCCCAAATGCAGGTTCTAGGAGGAGAGAAGCCTCTCGAATCTTTAGCACTAGAAGAGGCCCCTGGTCTGGGCAGCCAGTCACAGAAGAGCAAGAGCCGAGGCAGAGCCACCCCAGACGCAGTTATGTATCAGGCTGTCACCCATGACAATGAATGGGAAATGCTTCCACCACACCCTTCTCAGAAAAACAAGATCCATGAAACGGAAATGGAGGAGGAGACAGAGTTTCTTGAGCccaaaacaaggaaactgagaccggACGGGTAAGCCAAAagccaggtttattttattttattttttttcctaaaaatactgTATTAGAATCTGGGGAAATGATGAGTGATTGTGAAATATGAGGAATAACTAGACAATAGGAGCTTTGCTTCTATATATGGCAAAGCATACCATCAGTAAAAGCAGCTGCTAAATAACCATAAAGATCTCGATGCTTTGTGTGTATTTTCAGCCAAAAAAAACCCCTTCAGTTTCCATTCAGAGTCTATACTTATCCTTCCTACTTACACTTACTCCACCTACTCAATACCTATTTTACTCTTAAACAGGCAGTTGAAACCAGAGAAGGGAGGTCACTGACATTTACTCATATAGTGTCAAGCAGTTTGctcacattatctcatttaatatttacaacaaCCCTGAGGTGGTAGGtattattacctttattttccACATACTGGTGGTGGTGCCTGGAATTAGGTAACCAGAGTGAACACTCTGGGGTTTGAAGATTTTTACCTCCAAAGCTAATACTTTTCCAGCAGACACGCTGCCTATCTCACACAAAGGGCAAATCTGGTTTTATGTGGTAGTAGGTAACTTACTAGGAGGTTATGTGATACCTGACTTAGCCTAGGTGATAGCCTAGGAAGGCTAACTAAGGAGACTCCACAGCAGGCTCAAAATCTTAGTGTGAAACATTCACTCTCTGACTGGCTGAAAAATTGGCAAACAACCATCAAACtagtgattcattcattcattcaccatctGGTGTCTGAGAATCTGCTCTGTATGGAGTTTCTGGGTAGCCAGTGGATATATGGCAAGATGTCATGGAACAGGAGGTCATCTCTGCCCTCAAGCTTTCTAGGCCCTGTTAACACCATGAAGGGTTGTTTGTTCCTCTTCATTTGTCCTGATAAAGCCCTCTTGCTCCCAAGGACAAAAGGGCAAATTGTGACAAGTGAAGGGGAAGATTatgtttcctctttaaaatgtaGTGGGAAAGAGATGtctttttcctactcattttggGAGTATAAAGGACGACGCATACCACATACTCACTGTGAGTCAAAGAATCTGGATTCCAGCCTGGCTCTACCATTACTGGTTATGTATTTTGGGATTAACCCGAGACTTAAATTTCTCCATCCATAAAATTGGTGGCTTGGGCTGGAGGATCTCCGGCCTTCCTCACGTTCACATTTGTGCAAGCTTGATCATGTGTGAACAGAGTGTGTCTGGGAGAGCTTTGGTATTCATAAATTACATCTCTCCAGGAAAGGAGTAAGCAAACAAGAAAGAGCAACGAGTATATGAAGGGTTAGTAAAGTGCCATAAAGAGTTAAAAGCTCAAATTCAAGTGCAGCTTCATAAATCCAGACCTTTTCAGTTGGcctaatctttctttcttcctgtcaaGCTATTTCCTTCCAGAGAGACCCCAGATCCGTTATCAGAAAGAGAGTAGCAGATGGATCCCAGCAGCCCTGCTGGCATTGTTATAGATTGAGCTAAGAACTCAGGCATCCTCGAGTTGGCTGAGCTATTGTTTGGCTTCTTGTCTGAATTTTGCACATGCCCCTGCGATCCAACAGATGATACTGTTCAGTTGTGCCACTAGCCCTCTTTCTTCCAATAAGATTTCTTTGCTCACATTTTTCTGCTCAACCCCTGCAGTAATGACAATTTTCTCACAATTAGCGGAGGGCGCTGATTTTCCCACTGGCATTTGTATTACCTTTTGCATGAATAATTTACTCTGAATGTATTCAAAAGGTTCCCTCTGTGCTGGATTTTGAGAGGGGTACGGAGTTGTTGAAAACAGTGATTCTCTAAGTGGGGTCTTAAAACCAGAAGCCCAGGGCGCccggctgactcagttggtaggacactggactcttgatcttggggttgtgacttGAAGCCCCACGCTGGCCATAGAggttactattaaaaaaaaagctaaaaaaaccAGCAGCCCCATTATGACTTGGGTgtttgctagaaatgcaaattgctAATCCTACTccatactcttctttttttttttttttaactttttatttatttatgatagtcacagagagagagagagagaggcagagacacaggcagagggagaagtaggctccatgcagggagcccaacgcaggactcgatcccaggtccccaggatcgcgccctgggccaaaggcaggcgctaaaccgctgcgccacccagggatccctccatacTCTTCTTGAATCAAGACCTCCAGTGGGGTCTAGCCATCTGTGCTTTAACACGAGTAATTCTGATGCATGCTTAAGTTTGAGAACCTCTGGTCTAAAACGTTCTCCCAACTCTCTGGGAGTTTTCAGATTTAGAAGGGAGTTAAACACAGGTTAAAGAGGTAGCTAACAGTGTAACATGTAAATCACGGTAGCTAAAGACCAacgtgtatataaatataaatagctaCCTGTCACGAGTATTTGCCATGAATGGGGTACTAAGCCCTGTGTGTGTACTACGTCACATTACCGTGGCAGGAATTCCACAAGGCAGGACACTGATGTTCAGAAAGTTGAATCACTTGGTCTGGTTTTTAGTTAGAAGGTGAAGAAGCTGGGACTTGAATTTACATCTATGTTCACAGTGTGTGTTCATGCTAGTAAACCAAGAGAGGAGGCATCTGCCTAGGGCACCTTTATGGAGGAGGAACCAGAGGTGGCTTATTATCCACCTGCGATTAGGAGGCAGAGTGCCTAGGGCCCCCAATATTGTAAAGGGCCCATGTGACACTAtgaaatttcttttaacatttaaagaacaaaaatgattATACTCCTGTGtggattatattttcttctaccaATGAAGGTGTAAAATgaagttttggatttttttttttttttaatgaaggaaagAGCCTGTGAAAGTACCAGTGCCTAAGGCCCACTAAAGTCAGAATGTGGCCCTGAGAGGTGTCATTCTAGATGAGCATTAAAGGAAGGTCATAATCTGGAAAGGCAAAGAAGAGGGTAAGAGGTTGGCCAGGCTGTCTAGGGAGAGGGAGATGAAGCAAACCATGGACACAGGAAGATGATCACAGAAGCAATATTAGATAGTCCTATTTTTCTgactaaaaactggaaacatctTCTGACACAGAATTTGGTCataaggcagaaaaaataaaatgaaatttgggCTTCAAAAACAGGAGTAGGCTGATGGTATATGCAATATGACATGCCAGCTACGAATTGGCttcttgccctcccctcccccagctgcacCCCCTCATTCAAGTTCTCACGCTGTTTTGAGAACAGCAaaccatattttcaaaatatcgAGGAAGCCTCCGAAGGTGGCTTTTCTCTTTGTACTTCACTGACTGTCTCTTGTTCACAAAACTTGTCATGGCGTGGGGAGAGAAACTCTCTTTGTTGAGATTTGCAGCACTGTGTTCTGGTTCCTGGGATCAATCTTCCGTCTTCCCAGAGGCTTTGCCAACACCTTGGTCATCCTCCAGCTGTCAACCCACCAGCCCAGGATCACATACCAACTCTTGAGACAGTGGTGGCTACGCCTGATCGTCTCATTGTGGTCACAGAGAACACCATCTGCACAGTAATCTGCACCACACATAATTGCCTTAAAATCAAGAACCATTTGTAGGCTTATTTTAAAGAAGGCGTGGTTGCAAGAATGTCATGTGAAAAAAAGGGTCATTTGTTTCCGTactagtcagggttctccagagaaacagagccaataAAAGCAATAGATCTCCATCTATCTACTgatccagaggaagagagaaagagagagagagagagaagtgattttaaggaattggaaTTGGCTCACCCAGGTATAAgggctggcaagtctgaaatctagGATAGGCCAGTGGGCTAGAAACTCAAGCAAGAGTTGTTGCAGTCTTGAGTCTGAATTCTGCAGGACAGCGGgctggaaactgaggcagagtcTCTGTGTTGCAGACTTGAGgagagttctttctttttcaggcaGCTCCAGACCTTGATCCTAAGGCCTTTAACTGATTAGTCCAGATCCTCCATTCTCACCTCCCACATTCTGGAGGATAATCTGTCTTACTCCAAGACTGCCGATCTCAGTGCTAATCACGTGTAAATAACACcatcacagcaacatctagactggtgttGGACCAAATAACTGGGCACCACAGCCTAGCCAAGttacaaataatattaataatcgTAGGTTATATTCAAAAAGCTTGAACTAGCTACATGCTAGGTGAATGTGAAACCATTAACATTTGTAAACTCACCACCATCTAAATGATATAAAAAGTAGGTTGATCCATATACA contains:
- the PRUNE2 gene encoding protein prune homolog 2 isoform X5 — protein: MEEFLQRAKSKLNRSKRLEKVHVVIGHKSCDLDSLISAFTYAYFLDKVSPPGVLCLPVLNIPRTEFNYFAETRFILEELNISESFHIFRDEINLHQLNDEGKLSITLVGSNVLASEDNSLESAVVKVINPVEQSDGGLEFGESSSSLVVKEILQEAPELITEQLAHLLRGSILFKWMTMESENISEKQEEILSILEEKFPSLPPREDIINVLQETQFSAQGLSIEQMMLKDLKELSDGEIKVAISTVSMTLENCMFHSNISSGLKAFADKFGFDVLILLASYLSEEEQPRRQIAVYSQNLELCSQICCELEECQHPCLELEPFECGCDEILVYQQENPLVTCDQVVLLVKEVINRRCPEMVSNSRTSSTEAVAGSAPLSQGSSGIMELYGSDVEPQPSSVNFIENPPDLSDSNQAQVDMNVDLVSPDSGLATIRSSRSSKESSVFLSDDSPVGEGAGPHHSLLPGFDSYSPIPEGAVAEEHARSGEHSESFDLFNFDQAPMVSGQSQPSSHSADYSPADDFFPNSDSSEGQPPTRPKEINGIGMDLSNYSPSSLLSGAGKDNLVEFDEEFGQRQESPQNHSERNLSLTGFVGEKSPSPERLKNIGKRVPPTPMNSFVESSPSTEEPALLYPENVTPKAVDAGHIGPPQTRARCSSWWGGLEIDSKNIVDAWSSSEQESVFQSPESWKDHKPSPVDRRASDSIFQPKSLEFPKSSPWESEFGQPGLDSNNIQDQNEDNLQFQNVPTEKSNLPNSPQGTNHLIEDFAALWHSDRSPTAMPEPWGNPTEDGTPASTVSFPAWSAFGKEDSTKALTNTWNLHPTSGETPSVRDPSEWAMAKSGFSFPSEDNSPSEGNNEVAPEIWGRKNHDPRDSILISGNPTSDLDHAWNSSKPSQEDQNGLVDPNIRGKVYEKVDSWNLFEEGIKKGGSDVLAPWEDSFLYKCSDYSASNMGEDSVPSPLDTNYSTSDSYTSPTFAGDEKETENKPFAEEGGLESKDANSATGETEMPPQSPQQPARNRIGSDPGNLEMWGSPDTENNPQINVTHNLDKDLLETEPTDDKNISLEDDIGESSLSSYDDPSMMQLYNETNRQLTLLHSSTNSRQAVPDSLDLWNRVILEDTQSTATISDVDNDLDWDDCSAGVAISSEGQAQGYMAQGTEPETRFSVRQLEPWGVEYQEASQADWELPASSEHIKDPPANEYHTLNEKSGQLIANNIWDSVMRDNDMSSLMLSGQSYVTDSEQHTSLPETPSSSEKIKDSYIPEVLEASEANESGALDPDKQEMGRGTPPNDAVSLATNLENPGHFAPSDPWKGPSYGQSESEGKAHGAAARECLSEEMLDRASGIPEKGQSDQECSSPISSQHQDICDESGKIISLSDTSSPQTEKPQEVSEHKKGSYNPDPCDVHTEVSTNNPQAKEICEKHLMYHGNSGETTEISDSFNLTRNLSLPEMDLEKTEECNILEPGSLNQEPPHECPQSLDIWDGSIDSDLQVNLPSSEIPKNLEVKSTENSAPGANLSGNYHRDSISSEYSHSSASSPGLNDSSSALPSWDQGPNVGHQKQNQDDWSKQNHQESALITTDSQVGVMTEMKDVEKNRIDRLEKNLDHKLPKFLEIWNDSVDGDSFSSLSSPETGKCSEYSDAYQERNLVVSQQEKNEQDISKTLQPEDARFMSTSSGSDDESIDDEESVDKEVHLGTCQAVQSETRAWDSLNEPSKFLATADPNSDEFSTYGGGSEPTENKSTPLCENQQSSPDHWNFSPLKETELQITEVDKETRSPETGKTGDILWQISPLSESKNENPSKLEMLGFSAESTEWWNASLQGGRPIQSAFERELPSSGSVLEMSSSVYQTMSPWGVPIQGDSEPVESQGTSPFTEEHQSPFLDGNDKNSHEQLWNIQPRQPDPEADQLSQLVILDHVKEKDSGEETFVSSAGQELTSETPTQEQQCQNTVMSIWDQSGPTFTHTDENGCVIANVSTVECQETKWWKEGKSYPGEIMNSSVASEDFPTVNSPTQLIKKSDSEWDVSTPSEGPQGTFVPDILHGNFQEGGQLASASPDLWMDAKQPFSVKADGENPDILTHCDHDSYSQASNSPDICHDYEAKQETEQHIRARVGPKGEASELYVTEPEMDEEPNQEPGQEFVPCNSELSSEDVVPLPPIRDQANTSDSSQLASHKSSSEPSEINGGNDTGFKASEKGAAPDAAPTLQLVDRTIPTVENVGTSIFVTPQEPTTDSNSSLMSEDFSPKSQTDAGALLDHVTTENPATGPDALLASDTCLDVSEAAFDHSLSDASGLNTSTGTIDDMSKLTLSEGNPETPVDGDAGKQDICSSEASWGDFEYDVMGQNIDEELMKEPEHFLYGGEPPLEEDALKQSLAPYTPPFDLSYLTEPTLEVKTTEGAGSPEDESLGSDAAEILLSALPDQRSKENHAEIQNSQPGQLVVLHIHEDSEPVSLPAGVEANLELSPSNIDWEVETDNSDSPAGGDVGPPNGVSKGLSELEEENVIPIKAPEQRTAECREERYKEKNEHHMDYILVSHGEDSTPMPEASEARQNTPELEEFHTGSEDTGLRGTQLAGFPGSCQPASINEREDHSVEKMSPKGDKRSSLGSPGQDPSWMVLDHIEVGDQPLEARNSRLGCSGKVIELISDCGLGKGPQMQVLGGEKPLESLALEEAPGLGSQSQKSKSRGRATPDAVMYQAVTHDNEWEMLPPHPSQKNKIHETEMEEETEFLEPKTRKLRPDGLPSEDVGMDISFEEGMPSPSAADMRPEPPNSLDLSDAHPRRIKLTAPNINLSLDQSEGSVLSDDNLDSPDEIDINVDELDTPDEADSFEYTGHEVSTSNKDSGQESESIPEYTAEEEREDNRLWRTVVIGEQEQRIDMKVIEPYRRVISHGDM